CCCGGGAGGCCCGGTCCGCCGACGACGCCGCGCGGCCCCGCACCCGCGGCAGTTCTCCGGCCACGTCCCACCACACGAACGGGCGACCTATCTGACGAGTTCCTTTCGCATCTCCTCGAACGGGGCCGGCGAGACGCTCATGGTCCCTTCGAACGGGCCGTCCATTGCCTCGACGACGAACAGCAGTAGGGCGATGATGACCGCGATGGCGGCGGAGACGACCAGATGGGCCCTGCGCGTCTGGGCCGACAGGAACCAGGTAAGCGTGACGACGAACGCTGCGCCGACGAGGAGTACGGCCCACAAGAAGCCTGGCAGCTCAGTGGATGCGAAACTTCGTCGGAGCTGACGGTTCTCGTTGAACTTCTCGAGTTCCGCCAAGGCGATCCTACTCTGCGCCTTTTCCTCGTCGCTCTCCGGCTTGTGCACGTGCAGGACCCCGTTGATCCTAGCCGCCAAATCGTTGTCACCCCGCACGGCGGCGCGCTGCTGGTAGGCGGGCCATGCCTCATTTGTCATATAGTCGACATAGTCACGCATGAGGCCCTGCAATTCACTCCGCGTGGGCTCCGGATAGTCGGACACCGCCTGGGAGAGCGTGGCCAAGGAAGCCGCTTCGGCTGAAACCGCCTTACGGGCCTCAGCATACGTCTCATACGCGGAGGCGGCGGTGAGGGTGAGAAGGAGCCCGTAGAAGGTCACCACCGAACGCAGTGCAGTCGTCATGAGGTCATGTCGTTTGGGCTCGGACTCGAACACTCGTTGGATCGGAGAACGCACCAGCAGCACACCAAGCGCCGCCAGGCCAGTGAAGGCAAAGATCAGAAGCACACTCAAGAGCCAACCGGGTACCGCGTTACTCCAGCCAAGCATTTCCGCCTCCTCGACCCATCGCGTCACAGGCATTGACATCTGTCCGGATTATTCCGGCCTCCGGGCCGGAACGAGCCAGACCCGCGTGTGCGTGTTCCGACCGACCGATCGCGATCACGCCGCCGGGCACACCCCGTGGCTCCTTCGGGTGAACCGGCCGCGTCGCTACGGCAGGCGGCCAACCCTCGCCCTCCCGCCCCGGCCGCCGGGGCCCCGGGGTCCCTCCCGCGGCCGTGTGCCACCCGGGACCGCCGGCCTCCGGCGGCCTGCGCCGCGCCAACCGCTCCGCCGCACTCGACCCGTGGGTGCCGGTGGACGTGCGGCTGGATCGACTTTCCGCCGCTCATCCGGGCCTGCCGGTCGAACACCTGGCCGGCCGGGAGCACCAACCCACCAGAGAGTGTCCCCACAGGAGTGAGGTCTGCCAGCGTGTCCAGGTGTCCAGTTTCCGGAGACGTACCAGGTACAGGCCCGGCGACGCGCAGATCATCGTCGACGCGCTGTGGGGGCGGCTCGCCGCCAGGCTCCGGCGACGATGCGGGACGACAGCGACGGCACCATGACCATCTGGAAACGGACCTCCACCGGATCCGTGGCGCCGGCGGACCGTTGACGGGGACCCGGCCACCCGTCTGTTGGGGTAGATCTCTTCGTCACGTGGGTGCCGGCAGGCGACGCCAGGTTGACGACCGGACCGCTGACGAGGTCGTGGGAAGGCGATGGAGGTGCACGACCGCGAGAGAGCCGACGGCAAACGCCACCGACGGCCGCGACGCCATACCGGCGGCCGGTGATCCGCTCCCGTCCCGGGGCACTCGACCCGGCCGGCGGGTGGCCCGCCGCCGGGGTGGCGACCCGCGGAGCAGGTCGACGGGCAAACGACGCACTCCGTGCACAAAAGGACAAACAACCCTACCTACGAGCAGCGAGTCGACCGCGAGCGGGCAAGACGCGACACAACGCACTCCCGGAACGGGGTGCCGACGTGTCACGATTCATGGCACGGCGCGGGGAACGCCGAGGGGGCTCAGACGGCGCGTCACCAGCGCGCGATGAGGAGGTTGTCCGGTGTCAGCGGGTGGGTCCCGCCGGGGACGGCGGGACAACGGGCTCGACGCGACCGAGTACGCGGTCGCCGGTGACGTGGATCCCCGGGTCGGCGAACACCTACTCGACGTGCTGGCCGCCGGAGGCATCGCCGCCTACCTGCAACCCTCCGCCGATCTGAACCCGGTCACCCGCACCACCACCGTCCCGTCGCGACCGGTCGACCGGCTGTACGTCGACCGGTCGCACCTGACCACCGCCCGGGACTACTTGACCCAGCTCGCCGACGAGAGCGCCGACCGCGCCCGGGACAACGAGCCCGACGTCGACGCCGAGTGGGCCCGCATCGTCGCCGGTTTCCACGCGACCGCACCCGTCGGCGACAACCCGTGGCCCGCCGCCGAGGACGTGGACGACGCCCGGCCGGGCCGGGCCGGCACCGACCCCGGGCTGACCGTCACCGAGGTCCGGCCGCTGCCGTCCGCGGCCGACATCTCCGGGGTGACCGTCGGGCGGGGCCGGGACGATGAGCCTTCGCTGCTGGACGGGCTGGACACCTTCGGGGCGGACCTGCCCGACGAGGAGGACGACGAGCGGTACACCCCGCCCCCGCCCCCACCACTGCCCCGGATCTCCAAGTACGCCGCGGTCGGCACGCTCGCGATCGTGCTCGGCTTCGTGCTGTTCCTATTCCCCTCGGTGTTCCCGGCCGACCCGGGGATCGTCACCCTGCTCGGCTTCACCAGCATCCTGGCGGGCTTCGTCACGCTGATCTGGCGATTGCGCCCCGGCGACCGCGACGACCACGACCCGGACGACGGCGCCGTCGTCTGACCTGGTGACGCCGGCCGCCACGAGGCGCCTCGTCGGCCACTATCACTGAGGTCACGGCCCCGGACGACCACCCCCCGGCGGCGGGGTAACAGTGGTGTAACTTACGGTCAGTAGGAATACCGCTGTGGGTCATGTCCCCTCCGCTGACTGCCGGTGGTTCCTCCCGTCACCGGCGGTCGCCTCCCGGCAGATCGGAACGCCCGAGATGCGACAAAGTTCCCTGTTGGTGGTTGCCAACCGCCTCCCCATCGACGACAGTGTGGCGCCGGACGGTGCCTGCGAGTGGCGACGCAGCCCCGGCGGCCTGGTGAGCGCGCTGCACCCGCTGCTGCGGCACACACCCGCCACGTGGGTGGGCTGGGCCGGCGGCACCGGCCCGGCACCGGCCCTGCCCGACATCGACGGCGTACGCATGCACGCCGTACCCCTGAGCGCCGAGGACCTGCGCGATCACTACGAAGGCTTCGCCAACGCAACCCTGTGGCCGCTCTACCACGACGCGGTCGAGCAGCCGGAGTACCACCGCCGGTGGTGGGAGGCGTACCAGCGGGTCAACCGACGCTTCGCGGAGGCGACCGCCGAGGTGGCCGAGACCGACGCGGTGGTATGGGTGCAGGACTACCACCTCCAGCTCGTGCCCGGCCTGCTCCGGGCGCTGCGACCAGACCTGCGGATCGGCTTCTTCCTGCACGTCGCCTTCCCGCCACCGGAGCTGTTCATGCAACTCCCCCGTCGGGCCGAGTTGCTGCGCGGCATGCTCGGAGCCGATCTGGTCGGCTTCCAGCGGGCACAGGCCACGCACAACTTCGCCCAGCTCGCGGTGAAGGTACTCGGGCTGCCGGCCACCGACCGCCGGATCGCCGTCGACGACCGGATGGTGCGCATCGGCTCCTTTCCGGTCTCCATCGACACCGCCGAGATGGCCGCCCTGGCCACCCGGCCAGACGTC
The sequence above is a segment of the Micromonospora sp. WMMA1363 genome. Coding sequences within it:
- a CDS encoding DUF4239 domain-containing protein, whose product is MLGWSNAVPGWLLSVLLIFAFTGLAALGVLLVRSPIQRVFESEPKRHDLMTTALRSVVTFYGLLLTLTAASAYETYAEARKAVSAEAASLATLSQAVSDYPEPTRSELQGLMRDYVDYMTNEAWPAYQQRAAVRGDNDLAARINGVLHVHKPESDEEKAQSRIALAELEKFNENRQLRRSFASTELPGFLWAVLLVGAAFVVTLTWFLSAQTRRAHLVVSAAIAVIIALLLFVVEAMDGPFEGTMSVSPAPFEEMRKELVR
- a CDS encoding DUF308 domain-containing protein; amino-acid sequence: MSAGGSRRGRRDNGLDATEYAVAGDVDPRVGEHLLDVLAAGGIAAYLQPSADLNPVTRTTTVPSRPVDRLYVDRSHLTTARDYLTQLADESADRARDNEPDVDAEWARIVAGFHATAPVGDNPWPAAEDVDDARPGRAGTDPGLTVTEVRPLPSAADISGVTVGRGRDDEPSLLDGLDTFGADLPDEEDDERYTPPPPPPLPRISKYAAVGTLAIVLGFVLFLFPSVFPADPGIVTLLGFTSILAGFVTLIWRLRPGDRDDHDPDDGAVV
- a CDS encoding trehalose-6-phosphate synthase; translated protein: MRQSSLLVVANRLPIDDSVAPDGACEWRRSPGGLVSALHPLLRHTPATWVGWAGGTGPAPALPDIDGVRMHAVPLSAEDLRDHYEGFANATLWPLYHDAVEQPEYHRRWWEAYQRVNRRFAEATAEVAETDAVVWVQDYHLQLVPGLLRALRPDLRIGFFLHVAFPPPELFMQLPRRAELLRGMLGADLVGFQRAQATHNFAQLAVKVLGLPATDRRIAVDDRMVRIGSFPVSIDTAEMAALATRPDVADRANRLRRDLGSPDQVILSVDRMDYTKGIEQRLKAYSELIADGHVKMRDTVLVQVAVPSRERVGQYQILRERVEREVGRINGEFGRVGEPAIHYLTQPFDRAELAALYRVADVMAVTPLRDGMNLVAKEYVAARADDTGALLLSEFAGAAAELSQAYLVNPHDLEGLKQGLLAALRAGPDDVRDRMRAMRTHLHRHDIRAWARSYLSALDADGSLVSRFNATG